A genomic segment from Ramlibacter agri encodes:
- a CDS encoding Dabb family protein yields the protein MIRHIVMWSVRGATPEEKSANIAKLQASFHSLRGRVPGLLHLEVGVDHSRVDYACDVVLVSDFESQAALDAYATHPEHLRVKQEVGDMRIARHQVDYRVE from the coding sequence TTGATTCGCCATATCGTCATGTGGAGCGTGCGCGGCGCCACGCCCGAGGAAAAGAGCGCCAACATCGCGAAGCTGCAGGCCAGCTTCCACAGCCTGCGCGGCCGCGTGCCGGGCCTGCTGCACCTGGAAGTGGGCGTGGACCACAGCCGGGTGGACTACGCTTGCGACGTCGTGCTGGTGAGCGATTTCGAGTCGCAGGCGGCCCTGGACGCCTATGCGACGCACCCGGAACACCTGCGGGTGAAGCAGGAGGTGGGCGACATGCGCATCGCCCGCCACCAGGTCGATTACCGCGTGGAGTAG